Proteins co-encoded in one Inmirania thermothiophila genomic window:
- a CDS encoding FixH family protein → MGETTRRDRGPAWKNPWVLAWYGVVLAILVANGVMITLAVRTNPGLVKKDYYESGQRYGETLAAEREARALGWSLDLALPAQPRAGAPASVHLLARDGSGLPLQASRAHLYAYRPADARADFDLPLTQTAAGRYRAELRFPLPGVWDLVGELEQGGRIVRVARRIEVLAGGG, encoded by the coding sequence ATGGGCGAGACGACACGTCGAGACCGCGGACCCGCCTGGAAGAACCCCTGGGTGCTCGCCTGGTACGGGGTGGTGCTCGCCATCCTCGTCGCCAACGGCGTCATGATCACCCTCGCCGTGCGCACCAACCCGGGGCTGGTGAAGAAGGACTACTACGAGAGCGGCCAGCGCTACGGCGAGACCCTGGCCGCCGAGCGCGAGGCCCGCGCCCTCGGCTGGTCCCTGGATCTCGCGCTGCCGGCGCAGCCGCGGGCGGGGGCGCCGGCCTCGGTCCACCTCCTCGCCCGCGACGGCAGCGGGCTGCCCCTCCAGGCCAGCCGCGCCCACCTCTATGCCTACCGGCCCGCGGACGCCCGCGCCGACTTCGACCTTCCCCTCACCCAGACCGCCGCCGGGCGCTATCGGGCGGAGCTGCGCTTCCCGCTGCCCGGGGTCTGGGACCTGGTGGGCGAGCTCGAGCAGGGCGGCCGGATCGTGCGCGTGGCCCGCCGCATCGAGGTGCTGGCCGGCGGGGGCTGA
- the ccoG gene encoding cytochrome c oxidase accessory protein CcoG, with protein MTEPARSTPPAPPGGGGIDHEGVADLYAEAVHWHVNTGDEVIHAKRMPGRFRRLKWLTSAVWLIFFLGPYLRWDGRQAVMFDIPRRQFHIFGATVLPQDFWLLTLTLLFFATLLAVVTNVAGRVWCGYFCFQTVWTDVFTWIEERIDGPPQARRRLEKAPWDARKIGLRLLKHTLWLAIGVLTGITFTLWFGDAPTLWRQYLTLSAHPVAWAAVGVFTFFTYLFAGRMREQVCFWLCPYARFQGIMYDRQTILPTYDFRRGEPRGRLRKGEALDGGARGDCIDCKQCVAVCPMGVDIREGQQEGCITCGLCIDACDAVMDKVGRPRGLIRYACLDEIEGRPVRPFWRRPPVWIYGTALAFALAGILYGLSSLGGIDLKVLHERQPLYVLLSDGRIQNKYTLKVLNKFPEPARLGVSVEGLPGLELAGIEGPVTAAPGRVSAFTVLVRAPRDAAPSGLSPIRFRLRRLGGGDTAERESIFAAP; from the coding sequence ATGACCGAGCCGGCACGCAGCACCCCCCCCGCGCCCCCGGGCGGGGGCGGGATCGACCACGAGGGGGTCGCGGACCTCTACGCCGAGGCCGTCCACTGGCACGTCAACACCGGCGACGAGGTCATCCACGCCAAGCGCATGCCGGGGCGCTTCCGCCGCCTCAAGTGGCTGACGAGCGCGGTCTGGCTGATCTTCTTCCTCGGCCCCTACCTGCGCTGGGACGGGCGCCAGGCGGTCATGTTCGACATCCCCCGCCGCCAGTTCCACATCTTCGGCGCCACCGTGCTGCCGCAGGACTTCTGGCTCCTGACCCTGACCCTGCTCTTCTTCGCCACCCTGCTCGCGGTGGTGACCAACGTCGCCGGGCGCGTCTGGTGCGGCTACTTCTGCTTCCAGACCGTCTGGACCGACGTCTTCACCTGGATCGAGGAGCGGATCGACGGCCCGCCCCAGGCGCGCCGCCGCCTGGAGAAGGCCCCGTGGGACGCGCGCAAGATCGGCCTGCGGCTGCTCAAGCACACCCTCTGGCTCGCCATCGGCGTCCTCACCGGCATCACCTTCACCCTCTGGTTCGGCGACGCCCCCACCCTCTGGCGGCAGTACCTGACGCTGTCGGCGCACCCGGTGGCGTGGGCCGCGGTGGGCGTCTTCACCTTCTTCACCTACCTCTTCGCCGGCCGCATGCGCGAGCAGGTCTGCTTCTGGCTCTGCCCCTACGCCCGCTTCCAGGGGATCATGTACGACCGCCAGACCATCCTGCCCACCTACGACTTCCGCCGCGGCGAGCCGCGCGGCCGGCTGCGCAAGGGCGAGGCCCTCGACGGCGGCGCACGCGGCGACTGCATCGACTGCAAGCAGTGCGTGGCGGTCTGCCCCATGGGGGTGGACATCCGCGAGGGGCAGCAGGAGGGCTGCATCACCTGCGGCCTGTGCATCGACGCCTGCGACGCGGTCATGGACAAGGTGGGCCGCCCGCGGGGCCTGATCCGCTACGCCTGCCTCGACGAGATCGAGGGCCGCCCGGTCCGGCCCTTCTGGCGCCGCCCGCCGGTGTGGATCTACGGCACCGCCCTCGCCTTCGCCCTCGCCGGGATCCTCTATGGCCTGAGCAGCCTCGGCGGCATCGACCTCAAGGTGCTGCACGAGCGCCAGCCGCTCTACGTCCTGTTGAGCGACGGGCGGATCCAGAACAAGTACACCCTCAAGGTCCTCAACAAGTTCCCGGAGCCGGCGCGCCTGGGGGTCTCCGTCGAGGGCCTCCCGGGCCTGGAGCTTGCAGGCATCGAGGGACCGGTGACCGCCGCCCCCGGGCGCGTCTCCGCCTTCACGGTGCTCGTGCGCGCCCCCCGCGACGCCGCCCCCTCGGGGCTGAGCCCGATCCGCTTCCGGCTCCGGCGCCTCGGCGGCGGCGACACCGCCGAGCGCGAGAGCATCTTCGCAGCGCCCTGA